The following nucleotide sequence is from Mesorhizobium sp. J8.
CACCTCTCCGAACGGGTCCGGAACCAGATGTAGAAGACATTGGCGAGGCCGGTGATGAAGATCATGCCGAAGGCAATCGCATAGCCGAGATTTGCGTTGTGCAGCACGTCGCCGCGAATCTGCGCATAGAGAACGATAGGCACGATGTTGAGCGACGAGCCGGTTAGCGCATAGGCGGTTGCGATGGCGCCGAAGGCATTGGCGAAAAGCAGGATGAAGGTGCCGAGGAAGCTCGGCCACAGGACAGGGATGACGACCATGCGCCAGTACTGCCACTGGGTGGCGCCGAGCGTGGCGGCGGCCTCGCCCCACTCCTTTTTCAGGCCGTCGATCGCCGGCACGATGATGACGACCATCAACGGTATCTGGAAATAGAGGTAAGTCAGCGTCAGCCCCCAGAAGGACAGCACGTTGAAGCCGTGCTGATAGAGGTCGAAACCGATCGAGCGCAAAAGCACTGTGAGCAGGCCGAGGCGGCCGAGCGTCGCCAGGAAGGCGAAGGCCAGCGGCACGCCGGCAAATTGCGACGCCACGCCGGAGAAGGTGAGCGCTGCCGAACGCGTCCAGTTCGGCAGGCCGCCGCGCACGATGGCGATGGCGATGGCGAGGCCGATGAAGGCGCCAAGCAGCGACGAGGCGACGGAAACTTTGATCGAGATCCAGTAGGCGGCGACGATGGTCGGCTGCGCGAGATCGGCGATATTCTGCAGCGTGAACGCGCCGTCGGCGTTTTGGAAGGCGCCGATGATGAGATAGAGTGTCGGCAGGATCAGGAACATCAGCGCGAAGATGATGAAAGGCGCGACGCCCAGCCATTGCGTGGGCAGGCGCATCGCGCGCGCCGCGGGCGGAATGGTCCTGTCGGCGGCGGACGGTCCTGAAAGGCTGATATCGGTCATGCCAGACTGCCTTCAAAAATGGTTCCGGGCGGCGCAAGGCCGCCCGGAAAAGCATAGACTTACTTGACGTTGGCGCCGACGACCGAGTCCCAGCCCTTTGTGATCTCTTCCTTGGCAGCGCCCTGCTCGTCGAGCGACGGGAACACGGCCTTGGCATAGGCGTCTGCTGGCGGCAGCTTGTCGAGCAGTTCCTGCGGAACCTTGCCGTTCTTGGCGAGGTCGTTGAAGCGGATCGGGTGGCAATAACCCTTCAGCCAGCCGATCTGGCCTTCGTCGGAATAGAGGTATTCCATCCACAGCTTGGCGGCGTTCGGGTGCGGCGCGTAGGCGCTGATCGCCTGCACGTACACCCCGGCGACGACACCGGTCTTCGGGATGACGATGTCGGTCGGCGGGTTGCCGTTCAGCGTGTCGCGGCCCGACAGGTTGTTGTAATCCCAGTTGATCAGGATCGGGGTCTGGCCTTGGGCCAGCGTCGCCGGCTTGCCGATGACCGGAACGAAGTTACCGGCGGCGTTGAGCTTCTTGAAGAAGTCGAGGCCGGCCTCGCCGGCGGCCTTGCCAGCGGCGGCACCGGTCGAAAGGCCAGCAGCATGCACGGCCTGGATCGCCTGGTTCGACGCACGCGGATCGCCGGCGAGGGCTACCGAGTTGGCATATTCAGGCTTCAGCAGATCGGCCCAGTCCGTAGGAACGTTCTTGACCAGATCCTTGTTCACCATGAACGACAGCACGCCGTAATAGTCGCCATACCAGGCGCCGTCGGCATCCTTGGCGCTGTCCGGGATGGAATCCCAGGTCGAGACCTTGTAAGGCTGGATCAGCCCGTCTTTCTTGGCCGAGGGGCCGAAAGCCAGGCCAACGTCGATGACGTCGGGCGCCTGCGGGCCCTTGTTGTCCTTGTTGGCCTTGATCGCCTCGACCTCGTCGCCCGAACCGGCGTCCGGATTGAGCTCGTTGATGGTGATTCCAGGATACTTAGCCTTGAAAGCGTCGATCACTGCCCCGTAGCCACACCAGTCATGCGGAAGCGCGATGGTGGTGAGCTGGCCTTCAGCCTTCGCGGCCTTGACGAGATCGTCCAGCGAATCCGCGGACGAAATCATCGTCGACGCAAAAAGCGCCGCGGCCGAGAGGGAAAGCACTTTCCCCGTGAACTTGAACATGTGTTCTCTCCGTTGAACTGGCGCGTTTAAGCGCCTGCGATGCGGGTATCGTTTTCGTGTGACAGCCAGATGAAGGCTTTTTGAAACCGGAGCCCCGCGGCACAAAAAGTTAACTCTTTTTAACGGACTGTAGCAATTAGCCCGCGCTTAATTTTCCGGCTAATGGTTAGCCGCCTTGATTTTTGCCCCTTCTCCCTTTCCTCGAATGTTCCCTTATTCAACCTTTTGGCATTGACTGCCCGCTCTCAAACGGAGCCGGCAATTGCATTTTCGAGCAGCGTCAGCGCTGCTTTCTTGGTGAGCTTCACGGGGTTGCCTCCAGCCGTCGGATCGACCACCGCCATGTCGGCGATCAGACCTTTTCGCTTCTTGTCCATGTCGAGCCCCTTGATCAGGCCGGGCAGCGCGTGCGGCACCTTGAGCTCCTTGCGCAGCTTGATGATGGCCTTGGCGAAACCATCGAAGCCGCCCTTGATGCCGCAATAGGCGGCGAGACGGGCAATGCGGTCCTCGATCGCCTCGCGATTGAAGGCGAGCACATAGGGCATGAAGACGGCATTGGTCATGCCGTGGTGAGTGTCGTAGAGCGCGCCGATCGGATGCGACAGCGAATGGATGGCCCCAAGCCCCTTCTGGAAAGCGGCAGCGCCCATGGCTGCGGCGCTCATCATATGGGCGCGGGCGACCAGGTCCTTGCCGTTGGCGAAGGCCTTGGGCAGGTTCTCGAACACCAGCCTTATGCCTTCCACCGCGATGCCGTCGGCCATCGGATGGTAGCCCGGTGCACAATAGGCCTCCAGGCAATGCGCCAGCGCGTCCATGCCGGTGCCGGCGGTGATGAAGGCCGGCATGCCGACCGACAGCTCCGGATCGGCAATGACGATCGCCGGCAGAAGCTTCGGATGGAAGATGACCTTCTTGGTGTGGGTCTCCTCATTGGTGATGACGCCGGCGCGGCCGACTTCCGAGCCGGTGCCCGCCGTCGTCGGCACGGCGATGATCGGCGCGATCGCATCGGAATTGGCCCTTGTCCACCAGTCGCCGATATCCTCGAAATCCCATACCGGACGTGTCTGCCCGGCCTGGAAGGCGATCAGCTTGCCGAGGTCGAGCGCCGAGCCGCCGCCGAAGGCGATGACGCCGTCATGCTTGCCCTTCTTGAACACGGCGATGCCGGCGGTGAGGTTGGACTCGACCGGGTTCGGCTTTACCTCCGAAAACACGCCATAGGGAACCTTGGCGTCGTCGAGGATCTTCAGCGTGGAAGCGACCACCGGCAATTTTGCCAGGCCGGGATCGGTCACGAAGAGCGGGCGCTTGATGCCGGCGGCAGCCAGCGCATCCGGCAATTCCTTGATGCGGCCGGCGCCGAAACGGACGGTGGTGGGGTAGTTCCATTTGGAGATGAGCTTGGACATTTTTGTCTTTCGAAAGGTCAGATCGTTTCGCGCAGGTGATAGGATTTTGGCCGGGTCAGATTGTCGTAGCCGATGGCCGAGAGCGCCGCGCCCTTGCCGGTGTCCTTGACGCCGGTCCACACCAGCGCCGGGTCGAGATAGTCGCAGCGGTTCATGAACACGGTGCCGGTCTCGACGCGGTCGCCTATGGCGATCGCGCGCTCCGTGTCGCGCGTCCAGATCGAGGCCGTCAGCCCATAGGGACTGTCGTTCATCAGCGCGACCGCCTCCTCGTCGTCGCGCACCTTCATGATGCCGACGATCGGGCCGAAGCTTTCCTCGCGCATCACGCTCATCTGGTGATCGACCTCGGTCAGCACTTCCGGCGCCAGATAGGGCGAGCCCGGCTTGTCGTTCTCGACCTTCATGTTGATATGCGCGGTCGCGCCCTTGCGCAGCGCCTCGGCCTTCTGCTCGCGGATCAGGTCGGCGAAGCGCGCCTGCGCCATCGGGCCCAGGGTCGTCGCCTGCTCCAGCGGATTACCGACGACATAGTTCTTCGTCTCTGCGATGAAGCCTTCGACGAACTCGTCATAGACCTTCTCATGCACATAGACGCGCTCGATGCCGCAGCAGCACTGGCCGGAATTGTAGAAGGCGCCGTCGACAAGATTGGCGACCGCGTGGTCCAGCTTGGCGTCGGGCAGCACATAGGCGGGATCCTTGCCGCCAAGCTCGAGGCCGAGCGTCATGAAGGTGCCGGCCGCGGCCTTCTCGATGGCGCGGCCGCCGCCGACCGAGCCGGTGAAGTTGACATGGTCGATCTTGCCGGAGCCGAGCAGCTTCTCCGTCTGGGCGTGGTTCATGACCAGGTTCTGGAACAGACCCTTGGGCAGGCCGGCCTTGTCGAAGGCCTGCTGGAAGCGCTCGCCGACCAGCAGCGTCTGCGCGGCATGTTTGAGGATGACGGCGCTGCCCGCCATCAGCGCCGGCACGATGGTGTTGACCGCCGTGAGATAGGGATAGTTCCACGGCGCGATCACCAGCACGACGCCGAGCGGCACTTTCTTCACATAGCGGCGGAAGCCGTCCTTCGGATTGGAGGCCATGACCGGCTTCAATGCCTGCTCGGCGATCTCCACCATGTAGGTGGTGCGTTCCTTGACGCCGCCGAACTCGCCGCCATAGCGCACCGGCCGCCCCATCTGCCAGGCGATCTCGGGCACGATCTCGTCGCTCATGGCGACCAGCGCCTCCAGCATCGCCAACATGTATTTGCCGCGCTCGACGACCGGCGTCTCTGCCCACTTCTCCTGCGCCGCCCTGGCCCGCTCGACCGCGGCGTTGATCGCCTGGTCGCTGGCGACGGGCCGTTCGGCATAGATCGAGCCGTCGATGGGGGATTTCAGTTTCACGGTTTCCAAGAAGACGTCTCCAAATCAACAAGGTACTGTTTTGACGAAGCCGGCGGCGCCATAGGCAAGGATGGCGCGATCACGGGTGATGATTTCCAGGTTCCTCGAACGCGCCGTCGCTATGATAATCCGGTCCGTCGGATCGTTGTGAACGGCGCCAGGCAGGAACGAGGACTCCACCAGAAGCTCGCTGTCGATCCCCTCCACACTCGCTGCGCCGGCTTTCACGAACCCTTCGAACCAGGCGAGCGGCGACTTGATGAACGGAAGCCGGCCCTTGGAGACGAGCATTCCGATTTCCCAAGCCGACATGACCGAAACGGCGATGATGCCACCGTTCTTTCGCGTACTGGCCACCTTATCGACCGCCGCTCTTGCGATCGGCTGTTCGGTCGAGAGCCACAGCATGAAGCACGTGTCCAGCAATATCCCGTCAGTCGTCATACACTTTGCCCCAGTCCGGGTCCGCGGGGGCGGTGTAGTCGACGTCCGGAAGAAGCGTGAGCGTTCCGGCCATGCATCCAAACAGCGGATCGGCGCCCCGAGGCGGCACGATATACTCCTCACTCTTGCCGCTCATATTCGGAGCATTCTTGAAATCCACCTTGTCCTCCATGAAGCCTGCCCGGCGCCCCGAACTCCCCTCTCCGGCCCGCTCGCCGGCAGACTTGGAAGAGGCTTGAGCACTTCCTTGCGGAGCACGTCGAAAGACCAGACTCTCGCCGGCGATATTGACCGACTCTGTCTGGAACCCCGCAGCCAGCCACTCCTTTGTCATCGGATTGTTGCTGGGATTGTTGCTCCACCAAGCCGGATACCGCTTGGACGCCGGCAGCTTTTCCCCAAGCAGCTTCTCGATATCGCCGAACGACATGGGAACCCGCTCGCCGGTTTGAGCCATCAGGTACGAACGCAAAGGCGAATACTTCCCCATTTTCACGCTCCTGAACTTAACGAGCCAACTACAGCTTTAATTAGGTTCAGTCAACGCTGATTACAGCTTTAGTAGCGCTCGAAGCCTCGGTGCAGTTCCCAATCCGTTATGCGGCGATCGTATTCGAACTGCTCCCAGCGGGCGGTGTGCACATAGTGCTCGATCACGTCGTCGCCGAAGGCCTGCTTCAGCATCTTCGACTTGGCCAGCGTCTCGGTCGCATCGCGCAAGGTCTTCGGGATCTCGGGCAGGCGCGAGGCCTGGTAGGCGTCGCCGACGAAGGGCTTCTGCAGCTCCAGCTTCTCGTCGATGCCGG
It contains:
- a CDS encoding ABC transporter substrate-binding protein, which codes for MFKFTGKVLSLSAAALFASTMISSADSLDDLVKAAKAEGQLTTIALPHDWCGYGAVIDAFKAKYPGITINELNPDAGSGDEVEAIKANKDNKGPQAPDVIDVGLAFGPSAKKDGLIQPYKVSTWDSIPDSAKDADGAWYGDYYGVLSFMVNKDLVKNVPTDWADLLKPEYANSVALAGDPRASNQAIQAVHAAGLSTGAAAGKAAGEAGLDFFKKLNAAGNFVPVIGKPATLAQGQTPILINWDYNNLSGRDTLNGNPPTDIVIPKTGVVAGVYVQAISAYAPHPNAAKLWMEYLYSDEGQIGWLKGYCHPIRFNDLAKNGKVPQELLDKLPPADAYAKAVFPSLDEQGAAKEEITKGWDSVVGANVK
- a CDS encoding ABC transporter permease codes for the protein MTDISLSGPSAADRTIPPAARAMRLPTQWLGVAPFIIFALMFLILPTLYLIIGAFQNADGAFTLQNIADLAQPTIVAAYWISIKVSVASSLLGAFIGLAIAIAIVRGGLPNWTRSAALTFSGVASQFAGVPLAFAFLATLGRLGLLTVLLRSIGFDLYQHGFNVLSFWGLTLTYLYFQIPLMVVIIVPAIDGLKKEWGEAAATLGATQWQYWRMVVIPVLWPSFLGTFILLFANAFGAIATAYALTGSSLNIVPIVLYAQIRGDVLHNANLGYAIAFGMIFITGLANVFYIWFRTRSERWLK
- a CDS encoding aldehyde dehydrogenase family protein; this translates as METVKLKSPIDGSIYAERPVASDQAINAAVERARAAQEKWAETPVVERGKYMLAMLEALVAMSDEIVPEIAWQMGRPVRYGGEFGGVKERTTYMVEIAEQALKPVMASNPKDGFRRYVKKVPLGVVLVIAPWNYPYLTAVNTIVPALMAGSAVILKHAAQTLLVGERFQQAFDKAGLPKGLFQNLVMNHAQTEKLLGSGKIDHVNFTGSVGGGRAIEKAAAGTFMTLGLELGGKDPAYVLPDAKLDHAVANLVDGAFYNSGQCCCGIERVYVHEKVYDEFVEGFIAETKNYVVGNPLEQATTLGPMAQARFADLIREQKAEALRKGATAHINMKVENDKPGSPYLAPEVLTEVDHQMSVMREESFGPIVGIMKVRDDEEAVALMNDSPYGLTASIWTRDTERAIAIGDRVETGTVFMNRCDYLDPALVWTGVKDTGKGAALSAIGYDNLTRPKSYHLRETI
- a CDS encoding type II toxin-antitoxin system VapC family toxin, translated to MTTDGILLDTCFMLWLSTEQPIARAAVDKVASTRKNGGIIAVSVMSAWEIGMLVSKGRLPFIKSPLAWFEGFVKAGAASVEGIDSELLVESSFLPGAVHNDPTDRIIIATARSRNLEIITRDRAILAYGAAGFVKTVPC
- a CDS encoding iron-containing alcohol dehydrogenase, with the protein product MSKLISKWNYPTTVRFGAGRIKELPDALAAAGIKRPLFVTDPGLAKLPVVASTLKILDDAKVPYGVFSEVKPNPVESNLTAGIAVFKKGKHDGVIAFGGGSALDLGKLIAFQAGQTRPVWDFEDIGDWWTRANSDAIAPIIAVPTTAGTGSEVGRAGVITNEETHTKKVIFHPKLLPAIVIADPELSVGMPAFITAGTGMDALAHCLEAYCAPGYHPMADGIAVEGIRLVFENLPKAFANGKDLVARAHMMSAAAMGAAAFQKGLGAIHSLSHPIGALYDTHHGMTNAVFMPYVLAFNREAIEDRIARLAAYCGIKGGFDGFAKAIIKLRKELKVPHALPGLIKGLDMDKKRKGLIADMAVVDPTAGGNPVKLTKKAALTLLENAIAGSV